The bacterium HR17 DNA window GCCACGACGGCACCGTCGCCCACGACGCAACCAGGCGCCAACAGGGTGCTATGGATGCGGGTGTGCCCTTGCAAAACGGCTGGCGGTAACAGCGGCAAGTAAGTGCGAATTGCCCATGCCTCATCGTGCAACGACAAAGGTGGCTCGGGCTGTAACAACTCCATGTGGGCAGCGTAGTAACTGTCCAGCGTGCCGATATCCCGCCAATAGTGAAACAGCGGCGCCAGTTCACGACGGATGTTGAAAGCGAACAACCGCGCGCCGTTGCGCAACAAATCGGGCACGACATTTTTGCCGAAGTCGTGGGCGCTGTCTTTGCGCTTGGCATCGCGGATAACTGCCCGCACCAGCGTCTCGGTGTTGAACAGGTAGATGCCCATGGAGACGAGCGATTGGTCAGGGTCATCGGGCGACGGTTTGGGTTGGCTGGGTTTTTCTTCAAAGCCGACGATACGGTCGGTCCTGTCTACTTCCATGACGCCGAAGCGGTGGGCTTCGGCGCGAGGCACCGTCGTGCAAGCGATCGTCATTTCCGCACCTTTTGTCAGGTGGAAATCCAACATCGCCCGGTAGTCCATGCGGTAAACATGGTCGCCCGACAGCACCAGCACGAATTGCGGGCGCTCGTGGGACAACAGGTCAATGTTTTGGAAGACGGCGTCAGCGGTGCCGCGATACCATTCGCGGACGATGCGCTGTTGGGGCGGGACGGTTTCCAAAAACTCGCCCAGTTCGGTGCGGAACAGTCCAGCCCAGCCCAACCGCAGGTGACGGTCTAAAG harbors:
- the glgC gene encoding Glucose-1-phosphate adenylyltransferase; this encodes MKRQDPMERTLAMVLAGGLGERLYPLTKAKAKPAVPFGAVYRIIDFTLSNCLHSDVRRIFVLTQHKSLPLDRHLRLGWAGLFRTELGEFLETVPPQQRIVREWYRGTADAVFQNIDLLSHERPQFVLVLSGDHVYRMDYRAMLDFHLTKGAEMTIACTTVPRAEAHRFGVMEVDRTDRIVGFEEKPSQPKPSPDDPDQSLVSMGIYLFNTETLVRAVIRDAKRKDSAHDFGKNVVPDLLRNGARLFAFNIRRELAPLFHYWRDIGTLDSYYAAHMELLQPEPPLSLHDEAWAIRTYLPLLPPAVLQGHTRIHSTLLAPGCVVGDGAVVANSVLGYGVHIGAGARVVNCVLLPGVKVGTGAHLERTIVDEEVEIPPDERIGVDPAADQRRFVVSPEGVVVVPTGVVFPTTA